A section of the Humulus lupulus chromosome 2, drHumLupu1.1, whole genome shotgun sequence genome encodes:
- the LOC133817182 gene encoding proteasome subunit beta type-7-A, producing the protein MSKVDLPPKGGFSFDLCRRNAMLSEKGFRQPSYRKTGTTIVGLVFQDGVILGADTRATEGPIVCDKNCEKIHYMAPNIYCCGAGTAADTEAVTDMVSSQLQLHRYHTGRESRVITALTLLKKHLFNYQGHVSAALVLGGVDITGPHLHTIYPHGSTDTLPFATMGSGSLAAMSVFETKYKEGLTRDEGVKIVTEAICSGIFNDLGSGSNVDVCVITKGHKEYLRNHLMPNPRTFVSEKEYKFSEKTEVLLTKITPLKEKVEVIEVGDSMEE; encoded by the exons ATGTCGAAGGTTGATCTTCCGCCCAAGGGTGGGTTCAGTTTCGATCTTTGCAGAAGAAACGCTATGCTTTCGGAGAAAGGTTTTCGGCAACCATCTTATCGAAAGACTGGTACTACTATTGTCGGTCTAGTTTTCCAG GATGGTGTCATTCTTGGAGCAGATACAAGGGCCACCGAAGGACCCATAGTTTGTGATAAGAATTGTGAAAAAATTCATTATATGGCTCCCAATATTTACTGTTGTGGTGCGGGAACTGCTGCTGATACTGAGGCAGTAACAG ATATGGTCAGCTCCCAACTTCAGCTCCATCGCTATCACACTGGGCGAGAATCTAGGGTTATTACTGCCCTCACCCTACTTAAGAAACACCTTTTCAA CTATCAAGGTCATGTCTCAGCTGCTTTGGTTCTCGGTGGTGTTGATATCACTGGGCCTCATTTACATACC ATCTATCCTCATGGTTCTACCGATACATTGCCGTTTGCTACAATGGGATCTGGTTCTCTTGCAGCAATGTCAGTATTTGAGACTAAATACAAAGAAGGATTGACT AGGGATGAAGGAGTAAAGATCGTAACTGAGGCAATATGCTCTGGTATTTTTAACGACTTGGGCAGTGGAAGCAACGTTGATGTTTGTGTAATAACCAAG GGGCATAAGGAGTATTTGAGGAACCATTTGATGCCCAATCCTCGCACCTTTGTCAGTGAAAAGGAATATAAATTCTCCGAAAAGACTG AGGTGCTTTTAACAAAGATTACTCCATTGAAGGAGAAGGTGGAAGTGATTGAAGTAGGAGATTCAATGGAAGAGTGA
- the LOC133817183 gene encoding ras-related protein RABB1b produces MSYDYLFKYIIIGDTGVGKSCLLLQFTDKRFQPVHDLTIGVEFGARMVTIDGRPIKLQIWDTAGQESFRSITRSYYRGAAGALLVYDITRRETFNHLANWLEDARQHANPNMTIMLVGNKSDLAHRRAVSKEEGEQFAKENGLLFLEASARTAQNVEEAFIKTAAKILQNIQEGVFDVSNESSGIKVGYGRSQGLSGSRDGTVAQRGACCS; encoded by the exons ATGTCTTACGACTACCTTTTCAAGTACATCATCATCGGCGACACAG GTGTAGGGAAATCATGCCTGCTCTTACAATTCACTGATAAGAGGTTCCAGCCGGTCCATGATCTCACCATCGGAGTTGAGTTCGGTGCTCGGATGGTCACCATTGATGGTCGTCCAATCAAGCTCCAAATTTGGGATACT GCTGGGCAAGAATCGTTCAGATCCATCACTAGATCTTACTATAGAGGAGCAGCCGGAGCACTTTTGGTGTATGACATAACCAG GAGAGAGACTTTTAATCATTTGGCAAACTGGCTTGAGGATGCTCGGCAGCATGCAAATCCCAACATGACAATCATGCTAGTAGGTAACAAGAGTGATCTTGCTCATCGGAGGGCCGTCAGCAAGGAGGAAGGAGAGCAGTTTGCAAAGGAAAATGGGCTTTTATTCCTGGAGGCATCTGCAAGAACCGCTCAAAATGTTGAAGAG GCCTTTATCAAGACTGCTGCAAAAATCCTTCAGAATATTCAGGAAGGCGTGTTTGATGTATCGAATGAG TCGTCTGGCATCAAGGTTGGATATGGACGCTCTCAAGGTCTGTCGGGCTCAAGAGATGGAACGGTCGCTCAGAGAGGCGCATGTTGCAGCTAA